A single region of the Jatrophihabitans sp. GAS493 genome encodes:
- the gcvH gene encoding glycine cleavage system protein GcvH, with amino-acid sequence MSEVPDDLRYTAEHEWVRIDGSIARVGITDFAQEALGDVVYVTLPEVGTAVERGAAFGEIESTKSVSDLFAPVDGSVVTRNDLLDGRPELINSDPYGDGWIVEIEIADPAQANALLDPAAYGELSQ; translated from the coding sequence ATGAGTGAAGTACCTGACGACCTGCGCTACACCGCCGAGCACGAATGGGTCCGCATCGACGGCTCGATCGCGCGCGTCGGTATCACCGACTTCGCGCAGGAGGCGCTGGGCGACGTCGTCTATGTGACCCTCCCAGAGGTCGGCACTGCTGTGGAGCGCGGTGCGGCCTTCGGTGAGATCGAATCGACCAAGAGCGTGTCGGACCTCTTCGCACCCGTCGATGGTTCGGTCGTCACCCGTAACGATCTACTTGACGGTCGTCCGGAGCTCATCAACTCCGATCCCTACGGCGACGGCTGGATCGTCGAGATCGAGATCGCCGATCCCGCGCAGGCGAATGCACTGCTCGACCCGGCCGCCTACGGCGAACTCAGCCAGTAG
- a CDS encoding FHA domain-containing protein yields MFCTVCGSENPPGSRFCANCGAPIGDERLPAAPDSTGIITTVTTATDGDADFSPDAHQGAIDALSPGSALLVVKRGPNAGSRFLLDQDVTSAGRHPDSDIFLDDVTVSRRHAEFRREGSGFSVHDVGSLNGTYVNRERIDVTPLAGGDEVQIGKFRLVYLTASRSVAAGAGE; encoded by the coding sequence GTGTTCTGCACCGTATGTGGTTCGGAGAATCCGCCTGGAAGTCGCTTCTGCGCCAACTGTGGTGCCCCGATCGGAGACGAACGCCTGCCCGCTGCACCGGACTCGACCGGCATCATCACCACGGTAACCACGGCCACCGACGGCGACGCTGATTTCTCACCCGATGCGCACCAGGGTGCAATCGACGCGCTCAGTCCAGGTTCGGCCTTACTCGTGGTGAAGCGCGGTCCGAATGCGGGCAGCCGATTCCTGCTCGACCAGGACGTCACATCGGCTGGACGTCACCCTGACAGTGACATTTTCCTCGACGACGTGACCGTCTCCCGTCGCCATGCGGAGTTTCGACGTGAGGGGAGTGGGTTCAGCGTGCACGACGTCGGTTCACTCAACGGCACCTACGTCAATCGGGAGCGCATCGATGTCACCCCGCTCGCCGGGGGTGACGAGGTTCAGATCGGCAAGTTCCGGCTCGTGTACCTCACCGCGTCGCGATCCGTCGCCGCCGGAGCGGGCGAGTGA
- a CDS encoding MerR family transcriptional regulator, producing MTAPEVAARGSLTIGEVLTALRPDFPDITISKIRFLETEGLVAPHRTPSGYRKFSSTDIARLKYVLSQQRDHYLPLRVIKDQLDAIDRGLVPPGAGGLPRVPHLAIADNAPTADHFRPVLPTLRLSREELINAAGLTSEQLRELEQFNLVTPKSGGFYDEDALAIGQVVSQLARYGLEGRHLRAFRTAAEREVGLFSQVVGPMSRQRSAEAKARAEETVRELAALSVRLHATLVQIGLREVTGTAT from the coding sequence GTGACCGCCCCTGAGGTCGCGGCCCGCGGCTCGCTCACGATCGGTGAGGTTCTCACCGCCCTCCGTCCCGACTTCCCGGACATCACGATCAGCAAGATCCGGTTCCTGGAGACCGAGGGTCTGGTGGCGCCGCATCGCACACCGTCCGGGTACCGCAAGTTCTCCTCCACCGACATCGCCCGGCTGAAGTACGTGCTCAGCCAGCAGCGCGACCACTACCTGCCGCTGCGGGTCATCAAGGACCAGTTGGACGCGATCGATCGGGGCTTGGTCCCGCCTGGTGCCGGCGGGCTACCCCGGGTGCCGCACCTGGCGATCGCCGACAATGCGCCGACGGCCGACCACTTCCGACCGGTGCTTCCGACACTTCGTCTGTCGCGCGAGGAGCTGATCAACGCCGCCGGTCTCACCTCCGAGCAGTTGCGCGAGCTGGAGCAGTTCAACCTGGTGACACCCAAGAGCGGCGGGTTCTACGACGAGGACGCGCTGGCTATCGGTCAGGTCGTCTCGCAGCTGGCGCGGTACGGGCTGGAGGGGCGCCACCTGCGCGCCTTCCGGACGGCGGCCGAGCGGGAGGTCGGGCTCTTCTCCCAGGTCGTGGGGCCGATGAGCCGCCAGCGCAGCGCCGAGGCCAAAGCCCGAGCTGAGGAGACGGTGCGTGAACTTGCCGCGCTCTCCGTGCGGCTGCACGCGACGCTCGTCCAGATCGGTCTGCGTGAAGTCACCGGTACCGCGACCTGA